In one window of Bifidobacterium crudilactis DNA:
- a CDS encoding M48 family metallopeptidase, which yields MRWKAETIQVSHGRVKNLYLRVKPPDGRIEITAPLRMPDHAILEFVDSRESWIRKTRNRLSAAMSSVPPEGKPEWDEAAVDRAKSSINARLPELLQRWVPVVGREPSSISLRLMTSRWGSCTPATRRIRLNVELARLDPRFLEYVLVHELTHLYVHGHGPEFQRRMDMYLPQWRMLRKELNTHLIV from the coding sequence ATGCGGTGGAAAGCCGAGACGATTCAGGTCAGCCATGGCAGAGTCAAGAATCTGTACCTGCGAGTCAAGCCGCCGGACGGCCGAATCGAGATTACAGCGCCTCTGAGGATGCCGGATCATGCGATTCTTGAGTTCGTTGATTCCCGTGAATCCTGGATACGCAAGACGCGGAACAGGCTTTCCGCCGCCATGAGTTCGGTGCCTCCGGAGGGGAAGCCCGAGTGGGACGAGGCCGCCGTCGACCGTGCCAAGTCAAGCATCAATGCACGCCTTCCGGAGCTGCTGCAGCGGTGGGTTCCTGTGGTCGGACGTGAACCGTCCTCGATTTCCTTGAGGCTGATGACCTCGCGCTGGGGTTCCTGCACTCCGGCAACGCGAAGGATTCGCCTCAACGTCGAGCTTGCTCGGCTGGACCCCAGGTTTCTGGAGTACGTGCTGGTGCATGAGCTGACTCATCTATATGTGCACGGGCATGGTCCGGAATTCCAACGGCGTATGGATATGTATCTTCCGCAGTGGAGAATGCTGAGAAAAGAGCTCAATACCCATCTCATCGTGTGA
- a CDS encoding alpha/beta fold hydrolase, with protein sequence MLYSEERGDGTPLLLIHGFGVDHRILASLSSMIDDLGGWRQIFIDLPGHGKSPAEDVNSSQDVVDAVESWIRGHLGGESFAVLGNSFGGMVARCVAHDMREQVLGLATLAGVFVNDHDQRSLPRTTVLHEDHELIASLGAMAEDYTQMAVVQNAEHAAAFEKYVLPGLKSSDREALKRISAHYSLDQEPEDAHPEPFARPSLFITGRQDQVVGYTDAWNRIEHYPRGTYTVLDAAGHNVHLEQSTVTEALVREWLRRMRED encoded by the coding sequence GTGTTGTACAGCGAAGAACGAGGTGACGGCACGCCGCTGCTGCTGATTCATGGTTTCGGTGTGGACCATCGGATTCTCGCATCACTGAGCTCAATGATTGACGACCTGGGTGGTTGGAGGCAGATATTCATCGACCTGCCCGGCCATGGCAAAAGCCCTGCCGAAGATGTCAACAGCTCACAGGATGTCGTTGACGCGGTCGAGAGCTGGATTCGTGGGCATCTGGGAGGCGAGTCCTTCGCGGTGCTCGGCAATTCCTTCGGCGGCATGGTCGCACGTTGCGTCGCCCATGATATGCGTGAGCAGGTCCTGGGCCTTGCAACCCTCGCGGGGGTCTTCGTCAATGACCACGATCAACGGTCGCTGCCCAGGACAACTGTTCTGCACGAGGACCATGAACTCATCGCGTCACTTGGCGCCATGGCCGAGGACTACACGCAGATGGCCGTCGTGCAGAATGCGGAGCATGCCGCGGCATTCGAGAAATATGTGCTTCCGGGCCTGAAATCCTCCGACCGGGAGGCTTTGAAGCGTATATCTGCGCATTACTCGCTGGACCAGGAGCCCGAGGACGCGCATCCCGAGCCCTTCGCGCGACCCAGTCTGTTCATCACAGGACGACAGGACCAGGTGGTGGGATACACCGATGCGTGGAATCGCATCGAGCATTATCCGCGAGGCACATACACCGTGCTCGATGCCGCAGGGCACAATGTGCATCTTGAACAGTCAACGGTCACCGAAGCGCTGGTGCGGGAGTGGCTCAGGAGGATGCGGGAAGACTGA
- the glsA gene encoding glutaminase A, translating into MWDLDVSDIRQYAATGRLPAVSVVDGVLGRACERALQHHEGKVADYIPALADADPEVFGIAITETNGRTHQLGSYGHVFSIQSISKVFVYALVCEALGHEEVLTAIGVNATGLPFNSVMALELNGGHPLNPMVNAGAIATTSRVPGNSGAERWEFIQSGLSAFAGRPLTLDDGVYRSEALTNQRNQGIARLLSGYGCLKGDSDETVDVYTRQCSLLVDAHDLSVMGATLADGGVNPVTGKRVVGEQVARDALAVMATAGLYERSGEWLVEIGLPGKSGVAGGLLTVAPGKGAVGSYAPRLDEAGNSVRGQIAAAYLSRALGLNLFASAHDASSPGTPASETTSSDSGKKDTDNDE; encoded by the coding sequence ATGTGGGATCTTGATGTTTCGGATATTCGACAATACGCCGCCACGGGGAGGCTGCCGGCCGTTTCGGTGGTGGATGGCGTTCTTGGACGCGCATGTGAGCGTGCGTTGCAGCATCATGAGGGCAAGGTGGCGGACTATATCCCCGCACTGGCGGATGCAGACCCTGAGGTCTTCGGCATAGCGATCACCGAGACGAACGGCCGCACCCACCAACTCGGCTCGTATGGTCATGTCTTCTCGATTCAATCCATCTCGAAGGTTTTTGTATATGCCCTGGTGTGCGAGGCGCTTGGCCATGAAGAGGTGCTGACCGCCATTGGCGTCAACGCGACGGGGCTGCCCTTCAACTCGGTTATGGCCCTTGAACTCAACGGCGGGCATCCATTGAATCCGATGGTCAATGCCGGTGCCATTGCCACCACCTCCCGAGTCCCCGGAAACAGCGGCGCAGAACGGTGGGAGTTCATTCAGTCGGGGCTTTCCGCATTCGCGGGCCGGCCGCTCACCTTGGATGATGGCGTTTACCGCTCGGAGGCGCTCACGAACCAACGCAACCAAGGTATCGCCAGACTGCTCAGCGGCTATGGGTGTCTCAAGGGAGACAGTGACGAAACGGTTGACGTCTACACACGCCAGTGCTCTCTGCTGGTTGACGCCCATGATCTCTCGGTTATGGGCGCGACGCTTGCGGATGGCGGAGTGAATCCGGTTACCGGCAAACGTGTCGTGGGGGAACAGGTCGCACGCGACGCCCTGGCCGTTATGGCCACGGCCGGATTGTACGAACGCTCAGGGGAATGGCTGGTGGAAATAGGACTTCCCGGAAAATCAGGCGTCGCCGGCGGCCTGCTCACCGTCGCCCCCGGAAAAGGGGCCGTGGGAAGCTATGCACCTCGTTTGGATGAGGCGGGCAACAGCGTACGAGGCCAAATCGCGGCGGCGTATCTTTCACGTGCGCTGGGGTTGAATCTCTTTGCCTCTGCACACGATGCTTCTTCACCCGGTACGCCTGCATCCGAGACCACATCATCAGATTCAGGAAAGAAAGACACGGATAACGATGAGTAG
- a CDS encoding glycosyltransferase family 2 protein: protein MVISEAFMIFALITIWISLLVSMTTLAGAVHFWLQQSKELVFVTALPSYPKVTIVVPAHNEEIVIAQTVRAILELNYPPEQVELLLFADNCNDRTAEAMRQVANLPEYRNRDVQIIERVGTGGKAGVLNDALPMAQGEYIGVYDADAMPEKNALYFLVRKAIENPERYMAVFGRNKTRNAQQNFLTKCINQEIVVTQRIQHCAIWHMFKIGRIPGTNFIINRDFAKSIGGWSDGALTEDTDISFKIMQSGKLIALAYNSEAFQQEPERLHDYYFQRLRWAKGNYQVVIHNFKHLFNRSNWRVKLEVMYYSATFFWFDAAIVLSNIIFLSNIAFLIARAFNPALSIPFTFGENNTAIMQVLLINWLLMIILYLLQISIAMSTQFGQATTNQIWIALASYFTYSQLFIIVSLHAVISVGLDALFHRDGSVWVKTKRFNN, encoded by the coding sequence ATGGTGATATCAGAAGCTTTCATGATTTTCGCGTTAATCACTATATGGATATCCTTGCTGGTATCCATGACCACCCTTGCAGGAGCCGTTCATTTCTGGTTGCAGCAGAGCAAGGAACTGGTTTTCGTCACAGCCCTGCCTTCCTACCCCAAAGTGACGATCGTCGTCCCGGCGCATAACGAAGAAATAGTTATCGCCCAGACGGTTCGAGCGATTCTGGAACTCAACTATCCTCCCGAACAGGTCGAGCTGTTGCTATTCGCGGACAACTGCAACGATCGGACCGCGGAGGCGATGAGGCAGGTAGCGAACCTGCCCGAATACCGTAATCGAGACGTCCAAATCATCGAGAGGGTGGGGACAGGAGGCAAAGCCGGCGTCTTGAATGACGCACTGCCGATGGCCCAGGGAGAATACATCGGCGTGTATGACGCCGATGCGATGCCCGAGAAGAACGCCCTGTACTTTCTGGTCAGAAAAGCCATCGAGAATCCGGAACGATACATGGCTGTGTTCGGCAGAAACAAGACCAGAAACGCGCAACAGAATTTTCTGACGAAATGCATCAATCAGGAAATCGTCGTCACCCAGAGGATACAGCACTGCGCGATATGGCATATGTTCAAAATCGGACGCATCCCCGGAACAAATTTCATCATCAATCGCGATTTCGCCAAATCGATTGGTGGATGGAGCGACGGAGCACTTACCGAAGATACGGACATCTCCTTCAAAATCATGCAAAGCGGCAAGCTGATTGCTCTGGCATATAACTCCGAAGCCTTCCAGCAGGAGCCAGAACGCCTGCACGATTACTATTTTCAACGCCTGCGCTGGGCGAAGGGCAATTACCAGGTGGTTATCCACAACTTCAAGCATCTCTTCAATCGCAGCAATTGGCGGGTCAAACTTGAGGTGATGTATTACTCGGCAACATTCTTCTGGTTCGACGCGGCAATAGTGCTGTCGAATATCATCTTCCTCTCCAACATCGCTTTTCTCATAGCCAGAGCGTTCAATCCCGCATTATCAATCCCATTCACCTTTGGTGAGAACAACACGGCGATCATGCAAGTGCTGCTGATCAATTGGTTGCTGATGATCATCCTGTACCTGCTGCAGATATCGATAGCGATGTCCACGCAATTCGGGCAGGCCACCACCAATCAGATATGGATAGCCTTGGCATCGTATTTCACGTATTCGCAATTATTCATCATCGTCTCACTTCATGCCGTGATTTCCGTGGGCCTGGACGCCCTGTTCCACAGGGATGGCAGTGTCTGGGTGAAAACCAAAAGATTCAACAACTAG
- a CDS encoding acetolactate synthase large subunit has protein sequence MNAEPALSEVAERRRNTADLIVECLVNEGVEVIFGIPGEENITLMEAIERDGRIRFVLTRHEQGAGFMASTYAYLTGKPGVCLSTLGPGALNLMLPVAQANASTTPLVAICAQGSLNRLYKESHQIVDLESLFRPITQWTSMVMDPNSSPEMVRKAFSMAQHARPGATCLIIPEDVAEKPVDVDAHPLALPRPLHTIPTDGIIQEAVELIRNAKHPIILAGNGISRSHAEQQLMMFAEQCNVPVATTFEGKGVFPDDHPNALGVVGFMHHDYENFAFDTADLILALGFSIQQFDPKKINPHNDKTIIHINTFVEDSDAHYSTALNIRADIGATLYALTTKLREQNVSFDTSQPKIRELLHAETISCANDPAFPMKPQRVVYDTRRAVRRDWTTLVDTGALKMWMARLYPTYQTDTCLIDNSLSTMGWTLPGAVGVSIAQPSKPVLAVMGDGSFMMNIQEIETAVRCGCRMVVLVWVDESYGLIKWKMDIHAGKHEYVDFNNPDVVALAASFGAKGHEITSADELYPVLRRAMCSGSGVDIIACPVDYRENMRLISQLGELDYTD, from the coding sequence GTGAATGCGGAACCGGCGCTTTCCGAGGTTGCGGAGCGGCGCAGGAACACCGCCGACCTCATCGTCGAATGTCTGGTGAACGAAGGAGTCGAGGTTATCTTCGGCATTCCAGGCGAGGAGAACATCACGCTGATGGAGGCTATCGAGCGGGACGGACGCATTCGTTTCGTGCTGACCCGCCACGAACAGGGCGCGGGTTTCATGGCCTCGACCTATGCCTATCTCACCGGAAAACCCGGTGTGTGCCTGTCCACGCTTGGGCCGGGTGCGCTCAATCTGATGCTTCCCGTGGCACAGGCGAATGCCAGCACCACACCTCTTGTGGCAATATGCGCGCAGGGCTCATTGAATCGTCTGTATAAGGAATCCCATCAGATCGTCGATCTCGAGTCGCTGTTCAGACCGATAACGCAATGGACGTCAATGGTGATGGACCCGAATTCCTCACCTGAGATGGTGCGGAAGGCCTTTTCGATGGCCCAACATGCACGGCCCGGCGCAACCTGCCTGATCATCCCCGAAGACGTGGCGGAAAAACCCGTCGATGTGGATGCGCATCCTCTCGCCCTGCCAAGACCCTTGCACACCATTCCCACGGACGGCATCATTCAAGAGGCCGTGGAACTGATACGCAATGCGAAGCACCCCATCATTCTCGCGGGCAACGGCATCTCGCGCTCGCATGCGGAACAACAGCTGATGATGTTCGCCGAGCAGTGCAATGTTCCGGTCGCCACAACCTTCGAGGGCAAGGGCGTATTCCCCGACGACCATCCGAACGCGCTGGGCGTGGTCGGTTTCATGCACCACGACTATGAGAACTTTGCATTCGATACGGCCGATCTGATTCTGGCATTGGGATTCTCCATCCAGCAGTTCGACCCGAAGAAAATCAATCCGCATAACGACAAGACGATTATCCACATCAACACCTTCGTGGAAGATTCCGATGCGCACTACTCCACGGCGTTGAACATCAGGGCGGATATAGGGGCCACGCTGTATGCGCTCACCACCAAACTGCGTGAGCAGAATGTCAGCTTCGACACCAGCCAGCCGAAAATCCGAGAGCTGCTGCATGCCGAAACGATTTCCTGCGCCAACGATCCGGCATTTCCGATGAAACCGCAGCGAGTGGTGTACGACACTCGACGTGCGGTGAGAAGAGACTGGACGACACTGGTCGATACCGGTGCGTTGAAGATGTGGATGGCCCGCCTGTACCCCACGTATCAGACCGACACCTGTCTCATCGACAACTCCTTGTCCACCATGGGCTGGACGCTGCCGGGAGCTGTCGGCGTCTCGATTGCGCAGCCATCCAAACCCGTGCTTGCAGTGATGGGCGACGGCAGTTTCATGATGAATATTCAGGAGATTGAAACGGCGGTCAGGTGCGGCTGCCGTATGGTCGTTCTCGTGTGGGTCGACGAATCATACGGCCTGATCAAATGGAAGATGGACATTCACGCCGGAAAACACGAGTACGTCGATTTCAACAACCCCGATGTCGTCGCGCTCGCGGCCAGTTTCGGCGCCAAAGGTCACGAAATCACCAGTGCGGATGAACTGTATCCGGTGCTGCGCCGGGCCATGTGCAGCGGAAGCGGCGTCGACATCATCGCCTGCCCCGTGGATTACCGCGAGAATATGCGCCTGATCAGTCAACTGGGTGAACTCGACTATACCGACTGA
- a CDS encoding glycosyl hydrolase family 8: protein MKRLSLMWTLAAVITIAYIATMIFVRVGSTTGMQHKLYRQWQQEYVMQESGNQAFINTSNDRSNPVALSEGQGYGMYLTAIAGGKGWATQQNFDDLLNFYLEHRDVVGEHRDTETYLMQWKLEKNNQTWKSHANSATDGDLYIAYSLHLASSSWPGRRSYYQSIERKLIDDILAYEYNTETQTLTVGNWADKQSEYYNLMRTSDVMPTFFEAFHTLSGDARWSTVNNAMLDRMVNLSDQQQTGLLPDFAWVTDTGARPVKGKTVATKFDGDYSSNACRTPMMLASSDDSRAGKVVSKLLKFFESQETITAGYSLAGNRLNDYTSNSFTAPLTFAANLERFQGYSRLKAYRQSMLTETLTTTNYYDATLTVMAVMGDNH, encoded by the coding sequence ATGAAGCGCCTATCACTCATGTGGACCTTGGCCGCCGTAATCACCATCGCCTATATCGCCACCATGATATTCGTGCGGGTTGGGAGCACCACAGGCATGCAGCACAAACTGTACAGGCAATGGCAACAGGAATACGTGATGCAGGAGAGCGGGAATCAGGCTTTCATCAACACCAGCAACGACAGATCCAATCCCGTGGCGCTCTCCGAAGGGCAGGGTTACGGCATGTATCTCACCGCCATTGCAGGCGGCAAAGGCTGGGCCACACAACAGAACTTCGATGACCTGCTGAACTTCTATCTCGAACACCGTGATGTCGTCGGAGAGCATCGGGACACCGAGACCTACCTGATGCAGTGGAAGCTCGAGAAGAACAATCAGACCTGGAAAAGCCATGCCAACAGCGCGACCGATGGCGATCTCTACATTGCATACAGCCTTCATCTGGCCAGTTCGTCTTGGCCAGGCCGCAGAAGCTATTACCAGTCAATCGAACGCAAACTGATTGACGACATACTCGCGTATGAATACAACACAGAGACTCAAACGCTCACCGTCGGCAACTGGGCCGACAAGCAGTCCGAATACTACAATCTGATGCGCACCTCCGATGTCATGCCGACTTTTTTTGAAGCGTTCCACACCTTATCGGGCGACGCTCGATGGTCGACGGTGAACAATGCCATGCTGGATCGCATGGTGAATCTGAGCGATCAACAGCAGACCGGCCTTCTCCCTGATTTCGCTTGGGTGACGGACACCGGCGCCCGACCGGTCAAAGGGAAAACCGTCGCGACGAAGTTCGATGGCGATTATTCCTCGAACGCATGCCGCACACCGATGATGCTGGCTTCGAGCGACGATTCGCGTGCAGGAAAGGTCGTTTCGAAGCTGCTGAAGTTCTTCGAGTCTCAGGAGACCATAACCGCGGGGTATTCGCTGGCAGGCAACCGTCTCAACGACTACACTTCGAACAGCTTCACGGCTCCCCTGACCTTCGCGGCGAACCTCGAACGCTTTCAAGGGTACAGCCGCCTGAAAGCATACCGGCAGAGCATGCTTACGGAAACACTGACGACCACGAATTACTACGATGCCACGCTAACCGTCATGGCAGTGATGGGAGATAACCATTAG
- a CDS encoding MFS transporter, translated as MTEPRTTDKAPVTTEFAAVTRNSWVPMVGLFLAQVLMSFNVAALPVSMGGMVEDFGVPPTSVSTAIVTYGLVVAALVMVGAKLGQRIGWVHIFRVVVGIFAISALCMVLAQSVVWVIVAQALAGASAAIIVPSLVALIAENYHGAQQATAIGSLGSARALSGVSAFLIGGTLATLVGWRPVFGIVLVLAVTVFIFSFRLRGDHGDKTISIDVIGAPLIGLGIVLLTLGVNNLNGWGLLRATSSAPFNILGMSPAPLLIVVGIILVQLFTMWTRKRSAEGKEPLVELGILKSSRERSAVFAMFIVVAMEAALNFTIPLYIQIVQGRSAFSTSMAMLPFNLTVFFTAMLVVRVYKRFTPRQIGVFSFGLTTFALLWLAYVVNNNWETFPTILGLFIFGVGQGSLVTLVFNVLVTSAPKELAGDVGSIRGTTQNLASAVGTALAGALMVGLLAGNVTLALSDGSNVDLPKDLTSQVDLDNTNFVSNDHLKEVLATTTATPEQVDAAVSLNEQARLSALKTGLLIMAALSGVAIIPAGRLPNYTPEEIPDPDPIKKQV; from the coding sequence ATGACGGAACCACGAACAACAGATAAGGCACCGGTGACGACGGAATTCGCGGCGGTGACCCGCAACTCCTGGGTGCCGATGGTCGGATTATTCCTCGCACAGGTGCTGATGTCCTTCAACGTTGCGGCTTTGCCCGTGTCCATGGGAGGCATGGTCGAAGATTTCGGCGTTCCGCCAACCAGCGTCTCAACAGCTATCGTGACATACGGTCTAGTCGTGGCCGCCCTGGTCATGGTCGGCGCCAAACTCGGGCAGCGCATCGGCTGGGTGCATATATTCCGAGTCGTAGTCGGCATTTTCGCCATTTCCGCGCTCTGCATGGTATTGGCGCAATCAGTGGTGTGGGTCATCGTCGCCCAGGCGCTTGCCGGTGCTTCGGCCGCGATCATCGTCCCCTCCCTGGTCGCGTTGATCGCCGAGAACTATCATGGCGCCCAGCAGGCAACGGCAATCGGTTCGCTCGGCTCGGCCAGAGCGCTCTCCGGTGTGAGCGCATTCCTCATCGGAGGCACTCTCGCCACACTCGTCGGTTGGCGTCCCGTATTCGGTATCGTGCTTGTGCTCGCCGTCACCGTATTCATATTCAGCTTCCGTTTGCGCGGCGATCACGGCGACAAGACGATAAGCATAGATGTCATCGGGGCCCCGCTCATAGGTTTGGGCATCGTCCTGCTCACCTTGGGCGTGAATAATCTCAATGGATGGGGTCTGCTACGAGCCACGTCTTCCGCGCCGTTCAACATCCTCGGCATGTCACCCGCACCACTGCTCATCGTGGTCGGCATCATCCTCGTCCAGCTATTCACCATGTGGACACGCAAACGTTCCGCCGAAGGCAAGGAGCCGCTTGTCGAACTCGGCATTCTGAAGTCCTCACGTGAGCGTTCAGCGGTATTCGCCATGTTCATCGTGGTCGCCATGGAAGCTGCACTGAATTTCACCATTCCGCTCTACATCCAGATAGTCCAGGGCAGAAGCGCATTCAGCACATCGATGGCGATGCTGCCCTTCAACCTGACCGTATTCTTCACCGCCATGCTGGTGGTTCGCGTGTACAAGCGCTTCACTCCACGTCAGATCGGCGTCTTCTCCTTCGGACTCACCACCTTTGCGCTGCTCTGGTTGGCATATGTGGTGAACAATAACTGGGAGACCTTCCCCACCATTCTGGGACTGTTCATCTTCGGCGTTGGACAGGGTTCCCTGGTCACTCTGGTTTTCAACGTTCTGGTCACTTCGGCACCGAAAGAACTGGCCGGCGATGTCGGTTCCATCAGAGGCACGACGCAGAATCTGGCCTCGGCAGTCGGTACGGCACTCGCCGGAGCACTGATGGTCGGTCTGCTCGCAGGCAACGTCACACTCGCCCTGAGCGACGGCAGCAATGTCGACCTACCGAAGGACCTGACTTCACAGGTCGATCTGGACAACACCAACTTCGTGTCGAACGATCACCTCAAAGAAGTGCTTGCTACGACGACCGCTACCCCTGAGCAGGTCGACGCGGCAGTGTCGCTGAATGAACAAGCACGTCTTTCCGCTCTGAAAACCGGTCTCCTGATAATGGCCGCCCTGAGCGGTGTCGCCATCATTCCCGCAGGCAGACTGCCCAACTATACACCGGAGGAAATCCCCGATCCCGATCCGATCAAGAAACAGGTCTGA
- the wecB gene encoding non-hydrolyzing UDP-N-acetylglucosamine 2-epimerase, whose amino-acid sequence MQKIMTIFGTRPEAIKMAPVIKAIDANPDTTPIVVLTGQHKEMLQQVLDIFDIHPDADLKVMARQQTLSQITSKVILGLDPVLDEHRPDLVLVHGDTTTTMAAGLSAFYHQIPVGHVEAGLRTWDKYSPYPEEMNRMLTDDIADLYFAPTQLSKDNLLQEHHPESRIFITGNTAIDALKYTVHADYHHPVLEAIPQGHKFILLTMHRRENQGQAMRNTFTAIRNVVLATPDLDVIYPVHLSPRVQQVAHEIFDDVEGVHLIEPLDVTDFHGLASQSYFIMTDSGGVQEEAPSLNKPVLVLRDSTERPEGVTAGTLKVIGTETEAVRNAMTELLNDQREYRAMSTAVNPYGDGHAAERIVAICRDYISGKLRHPGM is encoded by the coding sequence ATGCAGAAAATAATGACCATCTTCGGCACACGGCCCGAAGCAATCAAGATGGCTCCGGTTATCAAAGCCATCGATGCCAACCCGGACACCACACCCATCGTCGTGCTGACCGGTCAGCACAAGGAGATGCTGCAGCAGGTTCTGGATATCTTCGACATTCACCCGGACGCCGACCTGAAGGTGATGGCCAGGCAGCAGACGCTTTCCCAAATCACCAGCAAAGTCATACTCGGGCTCGATCCGGTTCTGGACGAGCATCGGCCAGACCTGGTTCTGGTCCACGGTGACACCACCACAACCATGGCGGCCGGTCTCAGCGCCTTCTATCATCAGATTCCCGTTGGTCATGTCGAAGCGGGCCTGCGCACCTGGGATAAGTATTCCCCGTATCCCGAGGAAATGAACCGCATGCTCACCGACGACATCGCCGATCTGTATTTTGCGCCCACGCAGCTGAGCAAAGACAACCTCCTGCAGGAACACCATCCCGAATCACGGATTTTCATCACGGGGAACACGGCCATAGACGCTTTGAAATACACGGTTCATGCCGATTATCATCATCCCGTTCTCGAAGCGATTCCTCAAGGGCACAAATTCATTCTGCTGACCATGCATCGACGCGAGAACCAGGGTCAAGCCATGAGGAATACCTTTACGGCCATCAGAAATGTCGTCCTGGCCACACCGGACCTTGATGTCATATATCCGGTGCATCTGAGTCCACGCGTGCAACAGGTGGCACACGAGATCTTTGACGACGTCGAGGGCGTTCACCTGATAGAACCCTTGGATGTCACCGATTTTCACGGTCTGGCCTCGCAGAGCTACTTCATCATGACGGACTCCGGCGGAGTGCAGGAAGAGGCCCCGTCATTGAACAAGCCCGTGCTGGTGCTGCGTGATTCAACCGAACGCCCCGAAGGCGTCACGGCAGGAACCCTCAAGGTAATCGGGACCGAAACCGAAGCGGTGCGCAACGCCATGACCGAGCTGCTGAACGATCAGCGGGAGTACCGGGCGATGTCTACTGCGGTAAACCCCTATGGGGACGGGCATGCCGCCGAACGCATCGTGGCCATATGCCGGGACTATATTTCCGGGAAGCTCCGGCACCCCGGCATGTGA